A region from the Drosophila mauritiana strain mau12 chromosome 2L, ASM438214v1, whole genome shotgun sequence genome encodes:
- the LOC117141873 gene encoding dihydrolipoyllysine-residue acetyltransferase component of pyruvate dehydrogenase complex, mitochondrial isoform X1: MLRSLATTRNELGALRSVLLRSNNATYVRRSTGNVVVRALSSQLINSRNLQSIRSKLNTRQSPVTWSYNFARAYANLPEHIRVPLPALSPTMERGSIVSWEKKEGDKLNEGDLLCEIETDKATMGFETPEEGFLAKILIQGGTKDVPVGQLLCIIVPDQGSVAAFANFKDDGAAAAPAAPAAAPAPAAAAAPPPPPAAAPVAAAPPPAPAAAPAAAGTGRVYASPMAKRLAEAQQLRLQGKGSGVHGSIKSGDLAGQKPAAKPAAAAPAKAAGTRYEDIPVTNMRAVIAKRLLESKTQLPHYYVTVQCQVDKLLKFRAKVNKKYEKQGARVSVNDFIIKAVAIASLRVPEANSAWMDTVIRKYDDVDVSVAVSTDKGLITPIVFNADRKGVLEISKDVKALAAKARDNKLQPHEFQGGTISVSNLGMFGVTQFAAVINPPQSCILAIGTTTKQLVADPDSLKGFKEVNMLTVTLSADHRVVDGAVAARWLQHFRDYMEDPSNMVL, from the exons ATGCTGCGCTCCCTTGCAACAACACGAAACGAACTTGGGGCCCTTCGCTCCGTGCTCCTGCGATCGAATAACGCCACCTATGTCCGCCGATCGACGGGAAATGTGGTAGTGCGCGCCCTCAGCAGCCAGCTGATCAACTCCCGGAATCTCCAGAGCATCAG GTCGAAACTTAACACTAGGCAGTCACCGGTCACATGGAGCTATAACTTCGCCCGTGCCTATGCAAACCTTCCGGAACACATCAGGGTGCCACTGCCCGCGCTTTCACCCACTATGGAGCGCGGATCGATTGTCAGCTGGGAGAAGAAGGAGGGCGATAAGCTCAACGAAG GTGACCTGCTGTGCGAGATTGAGACGGACAAGGCCACCATGGGCTTTGAGACACCCGAGGAGGGCTTTCTGGCTAAGATTCTCATCCAGGGCGGCACCAAGGACGTTCCCGTGGGCCAGCTGCTGTGCATTATCGTGCCGGACCAAGGCAGCGTAGCTGCCTTCGCGAACTTCAAGGACGACGGTGCCGCCGCAGCACCAGCTGCTCcggcagcagctccagcaccagcagcagcagcagcaccgccaccaccacccgcCGCAGCTCCAGTTGCCGCTGCGCCCCCACCAGCTCCCGCCgctgctccagctgcagcaggTACGGGCCGTGTGTATGCCAGTCCCATGGCCAAGCGACTAGCCGAGGCACAACAGCTGCGTCTACAAG GCAAGGGCAGTGGAGTCCATGGCTCAATTAAATCTGGTGATCTTGCAGGCCAGAAACCAGCAGCCAAGCCAGCTGCTGCGGCACCTGCCAAGGCAGCTGGAACGCGCTACGAGGACATCCCGGTGACCAACATGCGCGCAGTGATTGCCAAACGCCTGCTGGAGTCAAAGACCCAACTGCCTCACTACTACGTCACTGTGCAATGCCAAGTGGATAAG CTCCTGAAGTTCCGCGCGAAGGTGAACAAGAAGTACGAGAAGCAGGGTGCCCGCGTCTCTGTGAACGACTTTATTATCAAGGCCGTGGCCATCGCCAGTCTTAGGGTTCCCGAAGCGAACTCCGCCTGGATGGACACAGTAATCCGCAAGTACGACGACGTCGACGTTTCTGTTGCTGTCTCCACAGATAAGGGTCTGATTACCCCGATTGTCTTCAATGCCGACCGCAAGGGAGTCCTGGAGATCTCCAAGGATGTCAAGGCTCTTGCAGCCAAGGCGCGCGACAACAAACTGCAGCCCCACGAATTCCAGGGTGGCACCATCTCGGTTTCTAATCTGGGCATGTTTG GTGTGACCCAGTTTGCCGCTGTCATCAACCCTCCTCAATCGTGCATCCTTGCCATTGGCACCACAACGAAGCAGTTGGTTGCTGATCCCGACAGTCTAAAGGG CTTCAAGGAGGTCAACATGCTGACGGTCACCCTGAGTGCTGATCATCGTGTTGTGGatggtgctgttgctgccagGTGGCTGCAGCACTTCCGCGACTACATGGAGGATCCTTCCAATATGGTATTGTAA
- the LOC117141873 gene encoding dihydrolipoyllysine-residue acetyltransferase component of pyruvate dehydrogenase complex, mitochondrial isoform X3 — MLRSLATTRNELGALRSVLLRSNNATYVRRSTGNVVVRALSSQLINSRNLQSIRSKLNTRQSPVTWSYNFARAYANLPEHIRVPLPALSPTMERGSIVSWEKKEGDKLNEGDLLCEIETDKATMGFETPEEGFLAKILIQGGTKDVPVGQLLCIIVPDQGSVAAFANFKDDGAAAAPAAPAAAPAPAAAAAPPPPPAAAPVAAAPPPAPAAAPAAAGQKPAAKPAAAAPAKAAGTRYEDIPVTNMRAVIAKRLLESKTQLPHYYVTVQCQVDKLLKFRAKVNKKYEKQGARVSVNDFIIKAVAIASLRVPEANSAWMDTVIRKYDDVDVSVAVSTDKGLITPIVFNADRKGVLEISKDVKALAAKARDNKLQPHEFQGGTISVSNLGMFGVTQFAAVINPPQSCILAIGTTTKQLVADPDSLKGFKEVNMLTVTLSADHRVVDGAVAARWLQHFRDYMEDPSNMVL, encoded by the exons ATGCTGCGCTCCCTTGCAACAACACGAAACGAACTTGGGGCCCTTCGCTCCGTGCTCCTGCGATCGAATAACGCCACCTATGTCCGCCGATCGACGGGAAATGTGGTAGTGCGCGCCCTCAGCAGCCAGCTGATCAACTCCCGGAATCTCCAGAGCATCAG GTCGAAACTTAACACTAGGCAGTCACCGGTCACATGGAGCTATAACTTCGCCCGTGCCTATGCAAACCTTCCGGAACACATCAGGGTGCCACTGCCCGCGCTTTCACCCACTATGGAGCGCGGATCGATTGTCAGCTGGGAGAAGAAGGAGGGCGATAAGCTCAACGAAG GTGACCTGCTGTGCGAGATTGAGACGGACAAGGCCACCATGGGCTTTGAGACACCCGAGGAGGGCTTTCTGGCTAAGATTCTCATCCAGGGCGGCACCAAGGACGTTCCCGTGGGCCAGCTGCTGTGCATTATCGTGCCGGACCAAGGCAGCGTAGCTGCCTTCGCGAACTTCAAGGACGACGGTGCCGCCGCAGCACCAGCTGCTCcggcagcagctccagcaccagcagcagcagcagcaccgccaccaccacccgcCGCAGCTCCAGTTGCCGCTGCGCCCCCACCAGCTCCCGCCgctgctccagctgcagcag GCCAGAAACCAGCAGCCAAGCCAGCTGCTGCGGCACCTGCCAAGGCAGCTGGAACGCGCTACGAGGACATCCCGGTGACCAACATGCGCGCAGTGATTGCCAAACGCCTGCTGGAGTCAAAGACCCAACTGCCTCACTACTACGTCACTGTGCAATGCCAAGTGGATAAG CTCCTGAAGTTCCGCGCGAAGGTGAACAAGAAGTACGAGAAGCAGGGTGCCCGCGTCTCTGTGAACGACTTTATTATCAAGGCCGTGGCCATCGCCAGTCTTAGGGTTCCCGAAGCGAACTCCGCCTGGATGGACACAGTAATCCGCAAGTACGACGACGTCGACGTTTCTGTTGCTGTCTCCACAGATAAGGGTCTGATTACCCCGATTGTCTTCAATGCCGACCGCAAGGGAGTCCTGGAGATCTCCAAGGATGTCAAGGCTCTTGCAGCCAAGGCGCGCGACAACAAACTGCAGCCCCACGAATTCCAGGGTGGCACCATCTCGGTTTCTAATCTGGGCATGTTTG GTGTGACCCAGTTTGCCGCTGTCATCAACCCTCCTCAATCGTGCATCCTTGCCATTGGCACCACAACGAAGCAGTTGGTTGCTGATCCCGACAGTCTAAAGGG CTTCAAGGAGGTCAACATGCTGACGGTCACCCTGAGTGCTGATCATCGTGTTGTGGatggtgctgttgctgccagGTGGCTGCAGCACTTCCGCGACTACATGGAGGATCCTTCCAATATGGTATTGTAA
- the LOC117141873 gene encoding dihydrolipoyllysine-residue acetyltransferase component of pyruvate dehydrogenase complex, mitochondrial isoform X2, with translation MLRSLATTRNELGALRSVLLRSNNATYVRRSTGNVVVRALSSQLINSRNLQSIRSKLNTRQSPVTWSYNFARAYANLPEHIRVPLPALSPTMERGSIVSWEKKEGDKLNEGDLLCEIETDKATMGFETPEEGFLAKILIQGGTKDVPVGQLLCIIVPDQGSVAAFANFKDDGAAAAPAAPAAAPAPAAAAAPPPPPAAAPVAAAPPPAPAAAPAAAGTGRVYASPMAKRLAEAQQLRLQGQKPAAKPAAAAPAKAAGTRYEDIPVTNMRAVIAKRLLESKTQLPHYYVTVQCQVDKLLKFRAKVNKKYEKQGARVSVNDFIIKAVAIASLRVPEANSAWMDTVIRKYDDVDVSVAVSTDKGLITPIVFNADRKGVLEISKDVKALAAKARDNKLQPHEFQGGTISVSNLGMFGVTQFAAVINPPQSCILAIGTTTKQLVADPDSLKGFKEVNMLTVTLSADHRVVDGAVAARWLQHFRDYMEDPSNMVL, from the exons ATGCTGCGCTCCCTTGCAACAACACGAAACGAACTTGGGGCCCTTCGCTCCGTGCTCCTGCGATCGAATAACGCCACCTATGTCCGCCGATCGACGGGAAATGTGGTAGTGCGCGCCCTCAGCAGCCAGCTGATCAACTCCCGGAATCTCCAGAGCATCAG GTCGAAACTTAACACTAGGCAGTCACCGGTCACATGGAGCTATAACTTCGCCCGTGCCTATGCAAACCTTCCGGAACACATCAGGGTGCCACTGCCCGCGCTTTCACCCACTATGGAGCGCGGATCGATTGTCAGCTGGGAGAAGAAGGAGGGCGATAAGCTCAACGAAG GTGACCTGCTGTGCGAGATTGAGACGGACAAGGCCACCATGGGCTTTGAGACACCCGAGGAGGGCTTTCTGGCTAAGATTCTCATCCAGGGCGGCACCAAGGACGTTCCCGTGGGCCAGCTGCTGTGCATTATCGTGCCGGACCAAGGCAGCGTAGCTGCCTTCGCGAACTTCAAGGACGACGGTGCCGCCGCAGCACCAGCTGCTCcggcagcagctccagcaccagcagcagcagcagcaccgccaccaccacccgcCGCAGCTCCAGTTGCCGCTGCGCCCCCACCAGCTCCCGCCgctgctccagctgcagcaggTACGGGCCGTGTGTATGCCAGTCCCATGGCCAAGCGACTAGCCGAGGCACAACAGCTGCGTCTACAAG GCCAGAAACCAGCAGCCAAGCCAGCTGCTGCGGCACCTGCCAAGGCAGCTGGAACGCGCTACGAGGACATCCCGGTGACCAACATGCGCGCAGTGATTGCCAAACGCCTGCTGGAGTCAAAGACCCAACTGCCTCACTACTACGTCACTGTGCAATGCCAAGTGGATAAG CTCCTGAAGTTCCGCGCGAAGGTGAACAAGAAGTACGAGAAGCAGGGTGCCCGCGTCTCTGTGAACGACTTTATTATCAAGGCCGTGGCCATCGCCAGTCTTAGGGTTCCCGAAGCGAACTCCGCCTGGATGGACACAGTAATCCGCAAGTACGACGACGTCGACGTTTCTGTTGCTGTCTCCACAGATAAGGGTCTGATTACCCCGATTGTCTTCAATGCCGACCGCAAGGGAGTCCTGGAGATCTCCAAGGATGTCAAGGCTCTTGCAGCCAAGGCGCGCGACAACAAACTGCAGCCCCACGAATTCCAGGGTGGCACCATCTCGGTTTCTAATCTGGGCATGTTTG GTGTGACCCAGTTTGCCGCTGTCATCAACCCTCCTCAATCGTGCATCCTTGCCATTGGCACCACAACGAAGCAGTTGGTTGCTGATCCCGACAGTCTAAAGGG CTTCAAGGAGGTCAACATGCTGACGGTCACCCTGAGTGCTGATCATCGTGTTGTGGatggtgctgttgctgccagGTGGCTGCAGCACTTCCGCGACTACATGGAGGATCCTTCCAATATGGTATTGTAA
- the LOC117141892 gene encoding retinaldehyde-binding protein 1, translated as MAATDIAEEAFHLRLGYLKPETVEIARVELRETEEVKAEAILKLRELLKATPELNYKDDDAFLTVFLRACHFYPEGALEKMKTTASFRKEYASLVRGLLVEQVKEKFVKGSVINVLKNCDQKGRRVLIVNCGKLWDPSDITSDEMFRMLYMVHLAAQLEEETQVRGVVCIMDFEGLSMKQVKALSPSFSKRLLTFIQEAMPLRMKEVHFVKQPFIFNMVWSLFKPFVKQKLNSRMHFHGSDMKSLQKFLDPSVLPANYKGTLPAIDYGGVEWFPALEQQAQYVAEWSQLGPAQW; from the exons ATGGCTGCCACCGATATCGCCGAGGAGGCCTTCCACTTGCGCCTGGGCTATCTGAAGCCGGAGACCGTGGAAATCGCCCGTGTGGAACTCCGCGAAACCGAAGAAGTCAAGGCGGAGGCCATCCTCAAGCTACGGGAGCTGCTCAAGGCCACGCCGGAGCTGAACTACAAGGATGACGACGCCTTCCTCACAGTCTTCCTGCGCGCCTGCCACTTTTATCCCGAGGGAGCCCTGGAAAAG ATGAAAACCACAGCGAGCTTCCGCAAGGAGTACGCCTCTTTGGTCCGAGGACTCCTGGTCGAGCAGGTTAAGGAGAAATTCGTGAAGGGCAGTGTGATCAATGTGCTCAAGAACTGCGACCAGAAGGGTCGTCGTGTGCTCATCGTGAACTGTGGCAAGCTCTGGGATCCCAGCGATATTACCAGCGATGAGATGTTCCGCATGCTCTACATGGTGCATCTTGCCGCCCAGCTGGAGGAGGAGACCCAGGTGAGGGGCGTGGTCTGCATCATGGACTTCGAGGGACTGTCGATGAAGCAGGTGAAGGCTCTGTCGCCGAGCTTCTCGAAACGATTGCTCACATTCATCCAGGAGGCGATGCCCCTTCGCATGAAGGAGGTGCACTTCGTGAAGCAGCCGTTCATCTTCAACATGGTTTGGTCGCTCTTCAAGCCCTTCGTCAAGCAAAAGCTGAACAGTAGG ATGCACTTCCACGGCAGTGACATGAAGTCGTTGCAGAAGTTCCTCGACCCCTCCGTCCTGCCCGCCAACTACAAGGGTACTCTGCCCGCGATCGACTACGGCGGCGTCGAGTGGTTCCCCGCTCTGGAGCAGCAGGCCCAGTATGTGGCCGAGTGGAGCCAACTGGGCCCTGCCCAGTGGTGA